A window from Drosophila subobscura isolate 14011-0131.10 chromosome O, UCBerk_Dsub_1.0, whole genome shotgun sequence encodes these proteins:
- the LOC117897561 gene encoding RING finger protein unkempt isoform X2: MANDTSKLLLSSQQEKPNHYTYLKEFRVEQCQSFLQHKCNQHRPFICFNWHFQNQRRRRPVRKRDGTFNYSADNYCTKYDETTGICPEGDECPFLHRTAGDTERRYHLRYYKTCMCVHDTDSRGYCVKNGLHCAFAHGMQDQRPPVYDIKELETLQNAEITLDSTNALNALDKERNLMNEDPKWQDTNYVLANYKTEPCKRPPRLCRQGYACPQYHNSKDKRRSPRKFKYRSTPCPNVKHGEEWGEPGNCEAGDNCQYCHTRTEQQFHPEIYKSTKCNDVQQAGYCPRSVFCAFAHVELCVMADEKTWEHELSLRDLISNALPDLQPRDVHHLGDNLLNIEHGNSTNKMLVDALENTRNSSKLLNFSRPLDSRSCSLDDPRENSLSSSLANTSLLTRSSAPINIPNTTLSNSINDFNSGGFAVNIPGSSLTYSPTNHANLFAMDAFNYGGSNKLSNSLSAATQNDNSLFFPSRIMSPGFGDGLSISPSVRISEMNTIRDDINSSSVGNSLFENTLNTAKNAFSLQSLQSQNNSSITNDLLTKNAQIHKLSNRYDDVVCKLKIAELHRDKAKQEALEWKERYDLAQIQLNLSAELRDLSIQKLKQLQSKLRTDLEEVDKVLYLENAKKCMKCEENNRTVTLEPCNHLSICNTCAGSVTECPYCQVPVMTTHT, from the exons ATGGCGAACGATACGAGCAAGCTACTGTTGTCTTcacaacaagaaaaacccAATCATTATAC CTACCTGAAGGAATTTCGCGTGGAGCAGTGCCAGTCGTTCCTGCAGCACAAGTGCAATCAGCATCGTCCGTTCATATGTTTTAATTGGCATTTTCAAAATCAGCGGCGTCGGCGACCCGTCCGCAAACGCGACGGCACCTTCAACTATAGTGCGGATAATTATTGCACCAAATACGATGAGACTACAGGCATCTGTCCCGAAGGCGATGA ATGCCCCTTCCTGCACCGCACCGCTGGCGATACCGAGCGGCGCTACCACTTGCGCTACTACAAGACATGCATGTGTGTCCATGACACGGACAGCAGGGGTTACTGCGTCAAGAATGGCCTACACTGCGCCTTCGCCCATGGAATGCAGGATCAGCGGCCACCCGTATACGAcatcaaggagctggagaCCTTGCAGAACGCTGAAATTACCCTGGACAGCACCAATGCCCTGAATGCCCTGGACAAGGAGCGCAACCTGATGAACGAGGATCCCAAGTGGCAGGACACCAACTATGTGCTGGCCAACTACAAGACGGAGCCGTGCAAGCGCCCGCCGCGCCTGTGCCGACAGGGCTATGCTTGTCCACAGTACCACAACAGCAAGGACAAGCGTCGTTCGCCCAGGAAGTTCAAATACAG GTCAACACCTTGCCCCAACGTTAAGCACGGCGAGGAATGGGGTGAGCCGGGCAATTGCGAGGCCGGCGACAATTGCCAGTACTGTCACACACGCACTGAACAACAGTTCCATCCGGAGATATACAAGTCCACCAAATGCAACGATGTACAACAGGCCGGCTACTGTCCACGCAGCGTATTCTGCGCCTTCGCCCATGTAGAAC TTTGTGTAATGGCCGATGAGAAGACGTGGGAGCATGAACTGTCGCTTCGTGATCTCATTTCCAACGCCTTGCCCGACTTACAGCCACGGGATGTGCACCATTTGGGCGATAAT TTGTTGAACATTGAACATGGTAATAGTACCAATAAAATGTTGGTAGATGCTTTGGAAAATACAAGAAATTCCagcaaattattaaatttctcACGACCCCTGGACAGTCGTT CTTGCTCACTGGACGATCCACGCGAGAACTCACTGTCGTCGAGTCTGGCCAATACTAGCTTATTAACACGTTCCTCGGCGCCAATTAACATTCCTAATACGACACTAAGTAACTCAATTAATG ATTTTAACTCGGGTGGCTTTGCCGTCAACATTCCCGGCAGCTCGCTCACCTACAGTCCAACCAATCACGCCAATCTCTTCGCCATGGATGCATTCAACTACGGCGGATCCAACAAGCTAAGCAACTCGCTCTCGGCTGCCACACAGAACGACAACAGCCTCTTCTTCCCATCGCGCATCATGTCCCCTGGCTTCGGCGATGGATTGTCCATTAGTCCATCGGTCAGGATATCCGAAATGAATACCATACGTGATGACATCAACAGCAGCTCGGTGGGCAACAGCTTGTTCGAGAATACCTTGAATACGGCCAAGAACGCCTTCAGCTTGCAATCGCTGCAGTCgcagaacaacagcagcatcaccaaCGACTTGCTTACGAAGAACGCCCAGATCCACAAGCTGAGCAACCGATATGACGATGTGGTCTGTAAATTGAAGATTGCCGAACTCCACCGTGACAAGGCCAAGCAGGAGGCCTTGGAGTGGAAGGAGCGCTACGATCTGGCTCAGATACAGCTCAACTTGTCGGCAGAGCTGCGAGACTTGTCCATTCAGAAATTGAAGCAATTGCAG TCAAAGCTGCGAACCGATTTGGAGGAGGTCGACAAAGTATTATATTTAGAGAATGCAAAGAAGTGCATGAAGTGTGAGGAGAATAATCGCACCGTCACCCTGGAGCCGTGCAATCACTTGTCCATTTGCAATACATGCGCCGGCTCGGTCACCGAGTGCCCCTACTGCCAGGTGCCGGTAATGACAACGCACACCTAG
- the LOC117897561 gene encoding RING finger protein unkempt isoform X3 — MANDTSKLLLSSQQEKPNHYTYLKEFRVEQCQSFLQHKCNQHRPFICFNWHFQNQRRRRPVRKRDGTFNYSADNYCTKYDETTGICPEGDECPFLHRTAGDTERRYHLRYYKTCMCVHDTDSRGYCVKNGLHCAFAHGMQDQRPPVYDIKELETLQNAEITLDSTNALNALDKERNLMNEDPKWQDTNYVLANYKTEPCKRPPRLCRQGYACPQYHNSKDKRRSPRKFKYRSTPCPNVKHGEEWGEPGNCEAGDNCQYCHTRTEQQFHPEIYKSTKCNDVQQAGYCPRSVFCAFAHVELACSLDDPRENSLSSSLANTSLLTRSSAPINIPNTTLSNSINDFNSGGFAVNIPGSSLTYSPTNHANLFAMDAFNYGGSNKLSNSLSAATQNDNSLFFPSRIMSPGFGDGLSISPSVRISEMNTIRDDINSSSVGNSLFENTLNTAKNAFSLQSLQSQNNSSITNDLLTKNAQIHKLSNRYDDVVCKLKIAELHRDKAKQEALEWKERYDLAQIQLNLSAELRDLSIQKLKQLQSKLRTDLEEVDKVLYLENAKKCMKCEENNRTVTLEPCNHLSICNTCAGSVTECPYCQVPVMTTHT, encoded by the exons ATGGCGAACGATACGAGCAAGCTACTGTTGTCTTcacaacaagaaaaacccAATCATTATAC CTACCTGAAGGAATTTCGCGTGGAGCAGTGCCAGTCGTTCCTGCAGCACAAGTGCAATCAGCATCGTCCGTTCATATGTTTTAATTGGCATTTTCAAAATCAGCGGCGTCGGCGACCCGTCCGCAAACGCGACGGCACCTTCAACTATAGTGCGGATAATTATTGCACCAAATACGATGAGACTACAGGCATCTGTCCCGAAGGCGATGA ATGCCCCTTCCTGCACCGCACCGCTGGCGATACCGAGCGGCGCTACCACTTGCGCTACTACAAGACATGCATGTGTGTCCATGACACGGACAGCAGGGGTTACTGCGTCAAGAATGGCCTACACTGCGCCTTCGCCCATGGAATGCAGGATCAGCGGCCACCCGTATACGAcatcaaggagctggagaCCTTGCAGAACGCTGAAATTACCCTGGACAGCACCAATGCCCTGAATGCCCTGGACAAGGAGCGCAACCTGATGAACGAGGATCCCAAGTGGCAGGACACCAACTATGTGCTGGCCAACTACAAGACGGAGCCGTGCAAGCGCCCGCCGCGCCTGTGCCGACAGGGCTATGCTTGTCCACAGTACCACAACAGCAAGGACAAGCGTCGTTCGCCCAGGAAGTTCAAATACAG GTCAACACCTTGCCCCAACGTTAAGCACGGCGAGGAATGGGGTGAGCCGGGCAATTGCGAGGCCGGCGACAATTGCCAGTACTGTCACACACGCACTGAACAACAGTTCCATCCGGAGATATACAAGTCCACCAAATGCAACGATGTACAACAGGCCGGCTACTGTCCACGCAGCGTATTCTGCGCCTTCGCCCATGTAGAAC TAGCTTGCTCACTGGACGATCCACGCGAGAACTCACTGTCGTCGAGTCTGGCCAATACTAGCTTATTAACACGTTCCTCGGCGCCAATTAACATTCCTAATACGACACTAAGTAACTCAATTAATG ATTTTAACTCGGGTGGCTTTGCCGTCAACATTCCCGGCAGCTCGCTCACCTACAGTCCAACCAATCACGCCAATCTCTTCGCCATGGATGCATTCAACTACGGCGGATCCAACAAGCTAAGCAACTCGCTCTCGGCTGCCACACAGAACGACAACAGCCTCTTCTTCCCATCGCGCATCATGTCCCCTGGCTTCGGCGATGGATTGTCCATTAGTCCATCGGTCAGGATATCCGAAATGAATACCATACGTGATGACATCAACAGCAGCTCGGTGGGCAACAGCTTGTTCGAGAATACCTTGAATACGGCCAAGAACGCCTTCAGCTTGCAATCGCTGCAGTCgcagaacaacagcagcatcaccaaCGACTTGCTTACGAAGAACGCCCAGATCCACAAGCTGAGCAACCGATATGACGATGTGGTCTGTAAATTGAAGATTGCCGAACTCCACCGTGACAAGGCCAAGCAGGAGGCCTTGGAGTGGAAGGAGCGCTACGATCTGGCTCAGATACAGCTCAACTTGTCGGCAGAGCTGCGAGACTTGTCCATTCAGAAATTGAAGCAATTGCAG TCAAAGCTGCGAACCGATTTGGAGGAGGTCGACAAAGTATTATATTTAGAGAATGCAAAGAAGTGCATGAAGTGTGAGGAGAATAATCGCACCGTCACCCTGGAGCCGTGCAATCACTTGTCCATTTGCAATACATGCGCCGGCTCGGTCACCGAGTGCCCCTACTGCCAGGTGCCGGTAATGACAACGCACACCTAG
- the LOC117897561 gene encoding RING finger protein unkempt isoform X1 encodes MANDTSKLLLSSQQEKPNHYTYLKEFRVEQCQSFLQHKCNQHRPFICFNWHFQNQRRRRPVRKRDGTFNYSADNYCTKYDETTGICPEGDECPFLHRTAGDTERRYHLRYYKTCMCVHDTDSRGYCVKNGLHCAFAHGMQDQRPPVYDIKELETLQNAEITLDSTNALNALDKERNLMNEDPKWQDTNYVLANYKTEPCKRPPRLCRQGYACPQYHNSKDKRRSPRKFKYRSTPCPNVKHGEEWGEPGNCEAGDNCQYCHTRTEQQFHPEIYKSTKCNDVQQAGYCPRSVFCAFAHVELCVMADEKTWEHELSLRDLISNALPDLQPRDVHHLGDNLLNIEHGNSTNKMLVDALENTRNSSKLLNFSRPLDSRLACSLDDPRENSLSSSLANTSLLTRSSAPINIPNTTLSNSINDFNSGGFAVNIPGSSLTYSPTNHANLFAMDAFNYGGSNKLSNSLSAATQNDNSLFFPSRIMSPGFGDGLSISPSVRISEMNTIRDDINSSSVGNSLFENTLNTAKNAFSLQSLQSQNNSSITNDLLTKNAQIHKLSNRYDDVVCKLKIAELHRDKAKQEALEWKERYDLAQIQLNLSAELRDLSIQKLKQLQSKLRTDLEEVDKVLYLENAKKCMKCEENNRTVTLEPCNHLSICNTCAGSVTECPYCQVPVMTTHT; translated from the exons ATGGCGAACGATACGAGCAAGCTACTGTTGTCTTcacaacaagaaaaacccAATCATTATAC CTACCTGAAGGAATTTCGCGTGGAGCAGTGCCAGTCGTTCCTGCAGCACAAGTGCAATCAGCATCGTCCGTTCATATGTTTTAATTGGCATTTTCAAAATCAGCGGCGTCGGCGACCCGTCCGCAAACGCGACGGCACCTTCAACTATAGTGCGGATAATTATTGCACCAAATACGATGAGACTACAGGCATCTGTCCCGAAGGCGATGA ATGCCCCTTCCTGCACCGCACCGCTGGCGATACCGAGCGGCGCTACCACTTGCGCTACTACAAGACATGCATGTGTGTCCATGACACGGACAGCAGGGGTTACTGCGTCAAGAATGGCCTACACTGCGCCTTCGCCCATGGAATGCAGGATCAGCGGCCACCCGTATACGAcatcaaggagctggagaCCTTGCAGAACGCTGAAATTACCCTGGACAGCACCAATGCCCTGAATGCCCTGGACAAGGAGCGCAACCTGATGAACGAGGATCCCAAGTGGCAGGACACCAACTATGTGCTGGCCAACTACAAGACGGAGCCGTGCAAGCGCCCGCCGCGCCTGTGCCGACAGGGCTATGCTTGTCCACAGTACCACAACAGCAAGGACAAGCGTCGTTCGCCCAGGAAGTTCAAATACAG GTCAACACCTTGCCCCAACGTTAAGCACGGCGAGGAATGGGGTGAGCCGGGCAATTGCGAGGCCGGCGACAATTGCCAGTACTGTCACACACGCACTGAACAACAGTTCCATCCGGAGATATACAAGTCCACCAAATGCAACGATGTACAACAGGCCGGCTACTGTCCACGCAGCGTATTCTGCGCCTTCGCCCATGTAGAAC TTTGTGTAATGGCCGATGAGAAGACGTGGGAGCATGAACTGTCGCTTCGTGATCTCATTTCCAACGCCTTGCCCGACTTACAGCCACGGGATGTGCACCATTTGGGCGATAAT TTGTTGAACATTGAACATGGTAATAGTACCAATAAAATGTTGGTAGATGCTTTGGAAAATACAAGAAATTCCagcaaattattaaatttctcACGACCCCTGGACAGTCGTT TAGCTTGCTCACTGGACGATCCACGCGAGAACTCACTGTCGTCGAGTCTGGCCAATACTAGCTTATTAACACGTTCCTCGGCGCCAATTAACATTCCTAATACGACACTAAGTAACTCAATTAATG ATTTTAACTCGGGTGGCTTTGCCGTCAACATTCCCGGCAGCTCGCTCACCTACAGTCCAACCAATCACGCCAATCTCTTCGCCATGGATGCATTCAACTACGGCGGATCCAACAAGCTAAGCAACTCGCTCTCGGCTGCCACACAGAACGACAACAGCCTCTTCTTCCCATCGCGCATCATGTCCCCTGGCTTCGGCGATGGATTGTCCATTAGTCCATCGGTCAGGATATCCGAAATGAATACCATACGTGATGACATCAACAGCAGCTCGGTGGGCAACAGCTTGTTCGAGAATACCTTGAATACGGCCAAGAACGCCTTCAGCTTGCAATCGCTGCAGTCgcagaacaacagcagcatcaccaaCGACTTGCTTACGAAGAACGCCCAGATCCACAAGCTGAGCAACCGATATGACGATGTGGTCTGTAAATTGAAGATTGCCGAACTCCACCGTGACAAGGCCAAGCAGGAGGCCTTGGAGTGGAAGGAGCGCTACGATCTGGCTCAGATACAGCTCAACTTGTCGGCAGAGCTGCGAGACTTGTCCATTCAGAAATTGAAGCAATTGCAG TCAAAGCTGCGAACCGATTTGGAGGAGGTCGACAAAGTATTATATTTAGAGAATGCAAAGAAGTGCATGAAGTGTGAGGAGAATAATCGCACCGTCACCCTGGAGCCGTGCAATCACTTGTCCATTTGCAATACATGCGCCGGCTCGGTCACCGAGTGCCCCTACTGCCAGGTGCCGGTAATGACAACGCACACCTAG
- the LOC117897561 gene encoding RING finger protein unkempt isoform X5, which yields MANDTSKLLLSSQQEKPNHYTYLKEFRVEQCQSFLQHKCNQHRPFICFNWHFQNQRRRRPVRKRDGTFNYSADNYCTKYDETTGICPEGDECPFLHRTAGDTERRYHLRYYKTCMCVHDTDSRGYCVKNGLHCAFAHGMQDQRPPVYDIKELETLQNAEITLDSTNALNALDKERNLMNEDPKWQDTNYVLANYKTEPCKRPPRLCRQGYACPQYHNSKDKRRSPRKFKYRSTPCPNVKHGEEWGEPGNCEAGDNCQYCHTRTEQQFHPEIYKSTKCNDVQQAGYCPRSVFCAFAHVEHFNSGGFAVNIPGSSLTYSPTNHANLFAMDAFNYGGSNKLSNSLSAATQNDNSLFFPSRIMSPGFGDGLSISPSVRISEMNTIRDDINSSSVGNSLFENTLNTAKNAFSLQSLQSQNNSSITNDLLTKNAQIHKLSNRYDDVVCKLKIAELHRDKAKQEALEWKERYDLAQIQLNLSAELRDLSIQKLKQLQSKLRTDLEEVDKVLYLENAKKCMKCEENNRTVTLEPCNHLSICNTCAGSVTECPYCQVPVMTTHT from the exons ATGGCGAACGATACGAGCAAGCTACTGTTGTCTTcacaacaagaaaaacccAATCATTATAC CTACCTGAAGGAATTTCGCGTGGAGCAGTGCCAGTCGTTCCTGCAGCACAAGTGCAATCAGCATCGTCCGTTCATATGTTTTAATTGGCATTTTCAAAATCAGCGGCGTCGGCGACCCGTCCGCAAACGCGACGGCACCTTCAACTATAGTGCGGATAATTATTGCACCAAATACGATGAGACTACAGGCATCTGTCCCGAAGGCGATGA ATGCCCCTTCCTGCACCGCACCGCTGGCGATACCGAGCGGCGCTACCACTTGCGCTACTACAAGACATGCATGTGTGTCCATGACACGGACAGCAGGGGTTACTGCGTCAAGAATGGCCTACACTGCGCCTTCGCCCATGGAATGCAGGATCAGCGGCCACCCGTATACGAcatcaaggagctggagaCCTTGCAGAACGCTGAAATTACCCTGGACAGCACCAATGCCCTGAATGCCCTGGACAAGGAGCGCAACCTGATGAACGAGGATCCCAAGTGGCAGGACACCAACTATGTGCTGGCCAACTACAAGACGGAGCCGTGCAAGCGCCCGCCGCGCCTGTGCCGACAGGGCTATGCTTGTCCACAGTACCACAACAGCAAGGACAAGCGTCGTTCGCCCAGGAAGTTCAAATACAG GTCAACACCTTGCCCCAACGTTAAGCACGGCGAGGAATGGGGTGAGCCGGGCAATTGCGAGGCCGGCGACAATTGCCAGTACTGTCACACACGCACTGAACAACAGTTCCATCCGGAGATATACAAGTCCACCAAATGCAACGATGTACAACAGGCCGGCTACTGTCCACGCAGCGTATTCTGCGCCTTCGCCCATGTAGAAC ATTTTAACTCGGGTGGCTTTGCCGTCAACATTCCCGGCAGCTCGCTCACCTACAGTCCAACCAATCACGCCAATCTCTTCGCCATGGATGCATTCAACTACGGCGGATCCAACAAGCTAAGCAACTCGCTCTCGGCTGCCACACAGAACGACAACAGCCTCTTCTTCCCATCGCGCATCATGTCCCCTGGCTTCGGCGATGGATTGTCCATTAGTCCATCGGTCAGGATATCCGAAATGAATACCATACGTGATGACATCAACAGCAGCTCGGTGGGCAACAGCTTGTTCGAGAATACCTTGAATACGGCCAAGAACGCCTTCAGCTTGCAATCGCTGCAGTCgcagaacaacagcagcatcaccaaCGACTTGCTTACGAAGAACGCCCAGATCCACAAGCTGAGCAACCGATATGACGATGTGGTCTGTAAATTGAAGATTGCCGAACTCCACCGTGACAAGGCCAAGCAGGAGGCCTTGGAGTGGAAGGAGCGCTACGATCTGGCTCAGATACAGCTCAACTTGTCGGCAGAGCTGCGAGACTTGTCCATTCAGAAATTGAAGCAATTGCAG TCAAAGCTGCGAACCGATTTGGAGGAGGTCGACAAAGTATTATATTTAGAGAATGCAAAGAAGTGCATGAAGTGTGAGGAGAATAATCGCACCGTCACCCTGGAGCCGTGCAATCACTTGTCCATTTGCAATACATGCGCCGGCTCGGTCACCGAGTGCCCCTACTGCCAGGTGCCGGTAATGACAACGCACACCTAG
- the LOC117897561 gene encoding RING finger protein unkempt isoform X6 encodes MANDTSKLLLSSQQEKPNHYTYLKEFRVEQCQSFLQHKCNQHRPFICFNWHFQNQRRRRPVRKRDGTFNYSADNYCTKYDETTGICPEGDECPFLHRTAGDTERRYHLRYYKTCMCVHDTDSRGYCVKNGLHCAFAHGMQDQRPPVYDIKELETLQNAEITLDSTNALNALDKERNLMNEDPKWQDTNYVLANYKTEPCKRPPRLCRQGYACPQYHNSKDKRRSPRKFKYRSTPCPNVKHGEEWGEPGNCEAGDNCQYCHTRTEQQFHPEIYKSTKCNDVQQAGYCPRSVFCAFAHVELCVMADEKTWEHELSLRDLISNALPDLQPRDVHHLGDN; translated from the exons ATGGCGAACGATACGAGCAAGCTACTGTTGTCTTcacaacaagaaaaacccAATCATTATAC CTACCTGAAGGAATTTCGCGTGGAGCAGTGCCAGTCGTTCCTGCAGCACAAGTGCAATCAGCATCGTCCGTTCATATGTTTTAATTGGCATTTTCAAAATCAGCGGCGTCGGCGACCCGTCCGCAAACGCGACGGCACCTTCAACTATAGTGCGGATAATTATTGCACCAAATACGATGAGACTACAGGCATCTGTCCCGAAGGCGATGA ATGCCCCTTCCTGCACCGCACCGCTGGCGATACCGAGCGGCGCTACCACTTGCGCTACTACAAGACATGCATGTGTGTCCATGACACGGACAGCAGGGGTTACTGCGTCAAGAATGGCCTACACTGCGCCTTCGCCCATGGAATGCAGGATCAGCGGCCACCCGTATACGAcatcaaggagctggagaCCTTGCAGAACGCTGAAATTACCCTGGACAGCACCAATGCCCTGAATGCCCTGGACAAGGAGCGCAACCTGATGAACGAGGATCCCAAGTGGCAGGACACCAACTATGTGCTGGCCAACTACAAGACGGAGCCGTGCAAGCGCCCGCCGCGCCTGTGCCGACAGGGCTATGCTTGTCCACAGTACCACAACAGCAAGGACAAGCGTCGTTCGCCCAGGAAGTTCAAATACAG GTCAACACCTTGCCCCAACGTTAAGCACGGCGAGGAATGGGGTGAGCCGGGCAATTGCGAGGCCGGCGACAATTGCCAGTACTGTCACACACGCACTGAACAACAGTTCCATCCGGAGATATACAAGTCCACCAAATGCAACGATGTACAACAGGCCGGCTACTGTCCACGCAGCGTATTCTGCGCCTTCGCCCATGTAGAAC TTTGTGTAATGGCCGATGAGAAGACGTGGGAGCATGAACTGTCGCTTCGTGATCTCATTTCCAACGCCTTGCCCGACTTACAGCCACGGGATGTGCACCATTTGGGCGATAAT TAG
- the LOC117897561 gene encoding RING finger protein unkempt isoform X4 encodes MANDTSKLLLSSQQEKPNHYTYLKEFRVEQCQSFLQHKCNQHRPFICFNWHFQNQRRRRPVRKRDGTFNYSADNYCTKYDETTGICPEGDECPFLHRTAGDTERRYHLRYYKTCMCVHDTDSRGYCVKNGLHCAFAHGMQDQRPPVYDIKELETLQNAEITLDSTNALNALDKERNLMNEDPKWQDTNYVLANYKTEPCKRPPRLCRQGYACPQYHNSKDKRRSPRKFKYRSTPCPNVKHGEEWGEPGNCEAGDNCQYCHTRTEQQFHPEIYKSTKCNDVQQAGYCPRSVFCAFAHVEPCSLDDPRENSLSSSLANTSLLTRSSAPINIPNTTLSNSINDFNSGGFAVNIPGSSLTYSPTNHANLFAMDAFNYGGSNKLSNSLSAATQNDNSLFFPSRIMSPGFGDGLSISPSVRISEMNTIRDDINSSSVGNSLFENTLNTAKNAFSLQSLQSQNNSSITNDLLTKNAQIHKLSNRYDDVVCKLKIAELHRDKAKQEALEWKERYDLAQIQLNLSAELRDLSIQKLKQLQSKLRTDLEEVDKVLYLENAKKCMKCEENNRTVTLEPCNHLSICNTCAGSVTECPYCQVPVMTTHT; translated from the exons ATGGCGAACGATACGAGCAAGCTACTGTTGTCTTcacaacaagaaaaacccAATCATTATAC CTACCTGAAGGAATTTCGCGTGGAGCAGTGCCAGTCGTTCCTGCAGCACAAGTGCAATCAGCATCGTCCGTTCATATGTTTTAATTGGCATTTTCAAAATCAGCGGCGTCGGCGACCCGTCCGCAAACGCGACGGCACCTTCAACTATAGTGCGGATAATTATTGCACCAAATACGATGAGACTACAGGCATCTGTCCCGAAGGCGATGA ATGCCCCTTCCTGCACCGCACCGCTGGCGATACCGAGCGGCGCTACCACTTGCGCTACTACAAGACATGCATGTGTGTCCATGACACGGACAGCAGGGGTTACTGCGTCAAGAATGGCCTACACTGCGCCTTCGCCCATGGAATGCAGGATCAGCGGCCACCCGTATACGAcatcaaggagctggagaCCTTGCAGAACGCTGAAATTACCCTGGACAGCACCAATGCCCTGAATGCCCTGGACAAGGAGCGCAACCTGATGAACGAGGATCCCAAGTGGCAGGACACCAACTATGTGCTGGCCAACTACAAGACGGAGCCGTGCAAGCGCCCGCCGCGCCTGTGCCGACAGGGCTATGCTTGTCCACAGTACCACAACAGCAAGGACAAGCGTCGTTCGCCCAGGAAGTTCAAATACAG GTCAACACCTTGCCCCAACGTTAAGCACGGCGAGGAATGGGGTGAGCCGGGCAATTGCGAGGCCGGCGACAATTGCCAGTACTGTCACACACGCACTGAACAACAGTTCCATCCGGAGATATACAAGTCCACCAAATGCAACGATGTACAACAGGCCGGCTACTGTCCACGCAGCGTATTCTGCGCCTTCGCCCATGTAGAAC CTTGCTCACTGGACGATCCACGCGAGAACTCACTGTCGTCGAGTCTGGCCAATACTAGCTTATTAACACGTTCCTCGGCGCCAATTAACATTCCTAATACGACACTAAGTAACTCAATTAATG ATTTTAACTCGGGTGGCTTTGCCGTCAACATTCCCGGCAGCTCGCTCACCTACAGTCCAACCAATCACGCCAATCTCTTCGCCATGGATGCATTCAACTACGGCGGATCCAACAAGCTAAGCAACTCGCTCTCGGCTGCCACACAGAACGACAACAGCCTCTTCTTCCCATCGCGCATCATGTCCCCTGGCTTCGGCGATGGATTGTCCATTAGTCCATCGGTCAGGATATCCGAAATGAATACCATACGTGATGACATCAACAGCAGCTCGGTGGGCAACAGCTTGTTCGAGAATACCTTGAATACGGCCAAGAACGCCTTCAGCTTGCAATCGCTGCAGTCgcagaacaacagcagcatcaccaaCGACTTGCTTACGAAGAACGCCCAGATCCACAAGCTGAGCAACCGATATGACGATGTGGTCTGTAAATTGAAGATTGCCGAACTCCACCGTGACAAGGCCAAGCAGGAGGCCTTGGAGTGGAAGGAGCGCTACGATCTGGCTCAGATACAGCTCAACTTGTCGGCAGAGCTGCGAGACTTGTCCATTCAGAAATTGAAGCAATTGCAG TCAAAGCTGCGAACCGATTTGGAGGAGGTCGACAAAGTATTATATTTAGAGAATGCAAAGAAGTGCATGAAGTGTGAGGAGAATAATCGCACCGTCACCCTGGAGCCGTGCAATCACTTGTCCATTTGCAATACATGCGCCGGCTCGGTCACCGAGTGCCCCTACTGCCAGGTGCCGGTAATGACAACGCACACCTAG